The Candidatus Eisenbacteria bacterium genome window below encodes:
- a CDS encoding helix-turn-helix domain-containing protein, whose translation MKAVSIPKTELTLGEAASVLSVSLDSLRSLERCGLFRFRRTRGGWRTVNASDLDQLHRILRPESVSQETGC comes from the coding sequence ATGAAAGCTGTATCCATCCCCAAAACTGAACTCACCCTGGGCGAGGCTGCCTCGGTTCTCAGCGTCTCGCTTGATTCCTTGCGAAGTCTTGAACGTTGCGGTTTGTTTCGTTTCCGCCGAACCCGCGGCGGCTGGCGGACCGTGAATGCCTCAGATCTGGATCAGCTACATAGAATCCTTCGACCAGAATCCGTAAGCCAAGAGACGGGGTGTTGA